One genomic region from Flagellimonas oceani encodes:
- a CDS encoding tetratricopeptide repeat protein, with protein MALESNEYPDKSISKFESMLKTDDVYFFDAEDFEEIIHHYLNNGKISLGKKAIQIGLEQHPNSMELKLLQVEVLAFEDKFEAAETLLDEIQNINAANEEVFIQRANIRSKQDKHQEAVNLLLEALDITDHSFDIHSLLGMEYLFMDNYEQAKLSFMRCVEIDDEDYSSLYNVVYCFEFLEDFDGSIYYLNDYLDRNPYCEVAWHQLGKMYLAKKLYIEALTAFDFAVISDDSFIGAYFEKGKVLEKLGRYNEAIENYESTISIEDPTSYAFLRLGKCHEKLGNYDLAKYYYYHTVHEDPLLDKGWLAITDFHFGQKNYEKALYYINKAINIDGENPKYWKKAGKIYAALKNWDEADFAYKQAVELGNYELTTWKNWAEVLNKIGDYNSAIQVLIQGLEFYPDNSELTYKLAGIHFKNDDLVESKQILSKAMKLDIGKLRQFEKEFPEFTEVDWVKALVSKIRKTAK; from the coding sequence ATGGCGTTAGAATCTAACGAATATCCTGACAAATCCATTAGTAAATTTGAGTCCATGCTCAAGACGGATGACGTCTATTTCTTTGATGCGGAGGACTTTGAGGAAATCATTCACCACTACCTGAACAACGGTAAAATCTCCTTGGGCAAAAAAGCCATCCAAATTGGTTTGGAGCAACATCCAAATTCTATGGAATTGAAGCTTTTACAAGTGGAGGTCTTGGCTTTCGAGGACAAATTTGAAGCTGCCGAAACACTTCTGGACGAGATTCAGAACATTAACGCGGCCAACGAGGAAGTCTTTATCCAACGGGCCAATATCCGTTCCAAACAGGACAAGCACCAAGAAGCCGTAAACCTATTGTTGGAAGCTTTGGATATCACGGACCACTCGTTCGATATCCACTCGCTTTTAGGCATGGAATACCTGTTCATGGATAATTATGAGCAAGCAAAGCTCAGCTTTATGCGCTGTGTTGAGATTGATGACGAAGATTATTCATCCCTTTACAACGTGGTGTACTGCTTTGAGTTTTTGGAAGATTTTGATGGCAGCATCTATTACCTTAACGATTATCTGGACAGAAACCCCTATTGTGAGGTCGCTTGGCATCAACTAGGTAAAATGTACCTTGCAAAAAAATTATACATCGAGGCGTTGACCGCTTTTGATTTCGCCGTGATTTCGGACGATTCCTTTATCGGGGCCTATTTTGAAAAAGGCAAGGTTTTGGAAAAATTGGGCAGGTACAATGAGGCCATCGAAAATTATGAATCCACCATATCCATCGAAGACCCTACCTCCTACGCATTTTTGCGACTGGGCAAATGTCATGAAAAACTGGGGAACTACGATCTGGCAAAATACTATTACTATCACACCGTTCATGAGGACCCTTTGCTGGACAAGGGTTGGTTGGCCATTACAGATTTTCATTTTGGACAAAAAAATTATGAAAAAGCCCTGTATTACATCAACAAAGCCATCAATATTGACGGTGAAAATCCAAAATATTGGAAAAAAGCAGGAAAAATTTACGCTGCCCTAAAAAATTGGGACGAAGCGGATTTCGCATATAAACAAGCCGTGGAGCTCGGCAACTACGAGCTGACCACATGGAAAAACTGGGCCGAAGTCCTCAATAAAATAGGTGATTACAATTCCGCCATACAAGTATTGATCCAGGGATTGGAATTTTATCCCGATAATTCAGAGCTGACCTATAAATTGGCGGGCATCCATTTTAAAAACGATGACCTGGTGGAATCAAAACAGATTTTATCCAAGGCCATGAAATTGGATATTGGTAAATTGCGGCAGTTTGAAAAAGAATTCCCGGAATTCACTGAAGTAGATTGGGTGAAAGCGTTGGTTTCAAAAATTAGGAAAACAGCCAAGTAG
- a CDS encoding DUF368 domain-containing protein: MQQPRTFLDNFFLVIKGLCMGAANKVPGVSGGIVAFVAGFYEEFIYSLQKLNSKALKLFFNGRFSSFFRYINAKFLGLLIFGMLVSYFSVSRILDYFLKHNELLVWATFFGMVIGSIYHIGKDFSPWNKRTIPAGLIGLAIGISISFLNPAKENDNLLFIFFCGIVSVSGMTLPGLSGSFILILMGNYVLLLVDSVNALYDTFSEIFSGDFSFLNNAERMQTLKILAVFTLGSIAGLVTFSHLLSYLLKHYKSTTTVVLLGFITGSLGVLWPWKKTIFKLDPAGHPLLDSNGNKVIVNYTRYIPDMAKAESWWAILFILLGILVLLVLDWYGNNRKKHEQIRPSR, encoded by the coding sequence ATGCAGCAACCTAGAACATTTCTGGACAACTTCTTCTTGGTCATCAAGGGCCTCTGCATGGGAGCTGCCAACAAGGTCCCAGGTGTTTCCGGGGGGATAGTTGCCTTTGTTGCCGGTTTTTATGAAGAATTTATCTATTCCTTGCAAAAACTGAACTCAAAAGCACTTAAACTGTTCTTCAACGGAAGGTTTAGCAGTTTTTTCAGGTATATCAACGCAAAGTTTTTGGGACTGCTGATTTTTGGAATGTTGGTCAGCTACTTTAGCGTCTCTCGCATTCTGGATTACTTTTTAAAGCATAACGAACTTCTTGTTTGGGCCACCTTTTTTGGAATGGTCATCGGCTCCATCTATCATATCGGAAAAGACTTTTCGCCGTGGAACAAACGCACCATCCCCGCCGGACTCATCGGGCTGGCCATTGGTATCTCCATCAGCTTTTTAAATCCCGCAAAAGAAAATGATAACCTACTCTTTATTTTTTTCTGCGGTATTGTCAGTGTATCCGGAATGACCCTTCCCGGACTTTCAGGTTCCTTTATTTTGATTTTGATGGGGAATTACGTGTTGCTTCTAGTGGATTCTGTCAATGCACTTTATGATACATTTTCCGAGATATTTTCTGGGGACTTCAGTTTTTTGAACAATGCCGAACGGATGCAGACCCTAAAAATACTGGCAGTTTTCACCTTAGGGTCAATTGCCGGATTAGTAACATTTTCGCATCTATTGAGCTATTTATTAAAGCATTACAAATCAACAACCACCGTAGTTCTGCTTGGGTTTATCACAGGGTCTTTGGGCGTGTTGTGGCCATGGAAAAAAACAATTTTTAAATTAGACCCTGCGGGACACCCCTTATTGGACTCCAACGGAAACAAGGTTATCGTCAATTATACCCGATACATTCCAGATATGGCAAAAGCCGAAAGCTGGTGGGCCATCCTTTTTATTTTACTGGGGATTTTGGTATTATTGGTCTTGGATTGGTATGGCAACAACAGAAAAAAACATGAACAGATACGGCCTTCTCGGTAA
- a CDS encoding shikimate dehydrogenase family protein, producing the protein MNRYGLLGKNISYSFSQGYFTQKFKDLGLMDHSYENFDLQKIEEVKDVLKQENIRGLNVTIPYKQEIIPFLDELDPKAEKIGAVNTVQFSGNKLKGFNTDAHGFQKSLEPYLKPHHKSALILGTGGASKAVKYVLNELGIANTYVSRSKKNGQYTYNELNKDIVQENTLIINCTPLGTYPNIEDKPEIPYQHIGTQHLLYDLIYNPEKTSFLAMGESNGAAICNGLKMLQEQAEKAWEIWNNV; encoded by the coding sequence ATGAACAGATACGGCCTTCTCGGTAAAAACATCTCCTACTCCTTTTCGCAAGGTTATTTTACCCAAAAATTCAAAGATTTGGGATTGATGGACCACAGCTATGAGAATTTTGACCTTCAAAAAATAGAAGAGGTCAAAGATGTGCTCAAACAGGAAAATATAAGAGGGCTCAATGTCACCATTCCGTACAAGCAGGAAATTATTCCTTTTTTGGATGAGCTAGACCCAAAAGCAGAGAAAATCGGGGCCGTTAACACCGTTCAATTTTCAGGAAATAAGCTAAAGGGATTCAATACGGATGCCCACGGTTTTCAAAAATCATTGGAACCCTACTTAAAGCCGCATCACAAAAGCGCATTGATTTTGGGAACGGGAGGCGCCTCCAAAGCGGTTAAATATGTGCTCAACGAACTTGGCATTGCCAACACCTACGTCTCCCGTAGCAAAAAAAATGGGCAGTATACCTATAATGAACTGAACAAAGACATTGTCCAAGAAAATACGTTGATCATTAATTGTACACCCCTAGGAACCTATCCCAACATTGAGGACAAACCTGAAATTCCCTACCAGCACATCGGAACGCAGCACCTGCTTTACGATTTAATCTACAATCCTGAAAAAACCAGTTTTCTGGCCATGGGCGAATCCAACGGAGCCGCTATTTGCAATGGATTAAAAATGTTGCAAGAACAGGCTGAAAAAGCTTGGGAAATTTGGAACAATGTCTAA
- a CDS encoding DUF349 domain-containing protein produces the protein MQENDRKLQQAEGGKEEITERTKTPLEGTEQANPEVSEQTVPEKEEEKQPEKETVSETKDEETSAKNDDSNDHLDEIDESNAEDAEDTENEKRHTIPMLDYHSMSMENLVGELQRLVKNEKVQAINKHVSAIKYEFDQKFQDFLDEKKEEFVSKGGNEIDFRYNSVAKRQFNEVYSDFREKRDQYYKQLDQSLKTNLKNRLEIIEELKGLIDIEEDINTTYNNFKDLQHRWRNAGPVPRTNYNDVWRTYHHHMEIFYDFLHLNRELRDLDFKHNLEEKQKLVERAEALADEPDLNKAFRELQTLHKIWKEDIGPVAKEHREEIWEKFSNATKAMHLRRQEHFQELEKVYEKNYEKKQEIIASITSISENVANNHRGIQQQIKEVEALRDSFFKAGKVPQKVNEETWDQFKQSVRKFNRTKNAFYKNQKKEQQENLEKKKELLELAISLKDSDDWAEVTPQMKRIQRDWKKIGHVPRKYSDKIWKEFKDACNHYFDRLHSEKNEAHQEEFENFKKKSECLDRLKEFQLSGDKKKDIEDIKAFLSEWKQYGRIPYNKKHINSKFNKIVDALLKKLGVGKQQSELLKYGNKVQELAKTEDNYAIGNERVFVKRKIDEVKSEIRQLENNLQFFSNDSEDNPLVKEVINNLNKQKEALQTWKEKMKNLNILEHKLNKESEEEETESSEEE, from the coding sequence ATGCAGGAAAACGATCGTAAACTTCAGCAAGCTGAAGGTGGGAAAGAGGAAATAACAGAGCGCACAAAAACACCTTTGGAAGGTACCGAACAGGCAAATCCAGAAGTGTCCGAGCAAACTGTACCCGAGAAGGAGGAAGAAAAACAACCTGAAAAGGAAACTGTTTCGGAAACCAAGGATGAGGAAACGAGTGCCAAAAACGATGATTCCAATGATCATTTGGATGAAATTGACGAGTCCAATGCAGAGGATGCCGAAGATACCGAGAACGAGAAACGGCATACCATTCCCATGTTGGACTACCACTCCATGTCCATGGAAAACCTCGTAGGGGAATTGCAGCGATTGGTCAAAAATGAAAAGGTACAGGCCATCAATAAGCACGTGAGCGCCATTAAATATGAGTTTGACCAAAAGTTTCAGGATTTTTTAGATGAAAAAAAGGAGGAGTTTGTATCCAAGGGTGGAAACGAGATAGATTTCCGCTACAACTCTGTGGCCAAAAGGCAGTTCAACGAGGTTTATTCAGATTTCCGGGAAAAAAGGGACCAATACTACAAACAATTGGACCAGTCCTTGAAGACCAACCTTAAAAACAGATTGGAGATCATTGAAGAGCTAAAAGGCCTCATTGACATTGAAGAAGACATTAACACTACCTATAATAACTTTAAAGATTTACAGCATCGGTGGAGAAACGCCGGTCCTGTCCCCCGTACCAATTACAACGATGTTTGGCGGACCTACCACCATCATATGGAAATCTTTTATGATTTTCTGCACCTAAACCGTGAGTTGCGCGACCTGGACTTTAAACACAATCTGGAGGAAAAACAAAAGTTGGTGGAGCGTGCCGAAGCATTGGCCGACGAACCTGATCTGAACAAAGCGTTCCGTGAGTTGCAGACCCTTCACAAGATATGGAAAGAGGACATAGGGCCTGTAGCCAAGGAACATCGGGAGGAAATTTGGGAAAAATTCAGCAACGCCACCAAAGCGATGCACCTGCGTAGACAAGAACATTTCCAGGAACTGGAAAAGGTCTACGAGAAAAATTATGAGAAAAAACAGGAGATCATTGCCTCCATCACCTCAATTTCCGAAAATGTTGCGAACAACCATCGCGGTATTCAGCAACAAATAAAAGAAGTGGAAGCCTTAAGGGACTCCTTTTTTAAGGCGGGGAAGGTTCCCCAAAAGGTGAACGAAGAAACCTGGGACCAGTTTAAACAAAGTGTTCGCAAGTTCAACAGGACGAAAAATGCTTTTTACAAGAATCAAAAAAAGGAGCAACAAGAAAATCTGGAAAAGAAAAAAGAGCTTCTAGAACTGGCCATCTCCTTAAAAGATAGTGATGATTGGGCCGAGGTTACGCCTCAAATGAAGCGAATACAGAGGGACTGGAAAAAAATCGGCCATGTTCCCAGAAAGTACTCGGACAAAATCTGGAAAGAGTTCAAGGATGCTTGCAACCATTATTTTGACCGCCTTCATTCCGAAAAGAACGAGGCCCACCAAGAAGAGTTCGAGAACTTTAAAAAGAAAAGTGAATGTCTTGACCGTTTAAAAGAATTCCAACTTAGTGGCGACAAGAAAAAGGATATCGAGGACATCAAAGCCTTTCTATCGGAATGGAAGCAGTATGGCCGTATTCCCTACAACAAGAAGCACATCAATAGTAAGTTCAACAAAATTGTGGATGCCCTGCTCAAGAAATTGGGAGTTGGCAAACAACAATCCGAACTGCTCAAATACGGAAACAAGGTCCAAGAGCTGGCCAAAACAGAGGACAACTATGCCATTGGCAACGAGCGCGTGTTTGTTAAGCGTAAAATTGATGAGGTAAAATCTGAAATCCGTCAATTGGAGAACAACCTCCAGTTCTTCTCCAACGACTCCGAGGACAATCCATTGGTAAAGGAGGTCATAAACAACCTGAACAAGCAGAAAGAAGCACTTCAGACTTGGAAGGAAAAGATGAAAAACCTCAATATTCTGGAACACAAGCTCAATAAGGAATCCGAAGAAGAGGAAACCGAGAGCAGCGAAGAAGAATAG
- the rny gene encoding ribonuclease Y, producing MDNIIVIVVAAVVGLAIGFAIAKMMEKGKASKTIANAKREAANIVKEANKEGESIKKDKIFQAKEKFLELKAEHEKVIINKDKKIAEAEKRTRDKESQVSSELAKNKKLNDQYQQKIKEIEYKSDILDKKQAEVEKLHKSQVQQLEVISGLSAEDAKAQLLESLKETAKSDAMAYLQNTLEEAKLTAQQEARKIVVNTIQRIGTEEAVENCVSVFNLESDDVKGRIIGREGRNIRAIEAATGVEIIVDDTPEAIILSCFDSVRREVARLSLHRLVTDGRIHPARIEEVVKKTEKQINEEIAEIGKRTVIDLGIHGLHPELIKAVGRMKYRSSYGQNLLQHSREVAKLCGVMAAELGLNPKLAKRAGLLHDIGKVPMAEVEVETPHAILGMQWAQKFGEKDEVCNAIGAHHDEIEMTTLLSPIVQVCDAISGARPGARRQVLDSYIQRLKDLEDIAFGFNGVQKAYAIQAGRELRVIVESEKVNDDKAAELSFEISQKIQTDMTYPGQVKVTVIRETRSVNVAK from the coding sequence ATGGATAATATCATAGTAATTGTTGTCGCAGCTGTTGTGGGGTTGGCAATAGGATTTGCAATAGCCAAAATGATGGAGAAGGGCAAGGCGTCGAAAACCATTGCCAATGCCAAGAGGGAAGCCGCCAACATTGTGAAGGAGGCAAATAAAGAAGGGGAGAGCATTAAAAAAGATAAGATTTTCCAGGCGAAGGAAAAATTCTTGGAGTTGAAGGCCGAGCATGAAAAAGTTATTATCAACAAGGATAAAAAAATCGCCGAGGCAGAAAAACGTACCAGGGACAAGGAGTCCCAAGTAAGTAGCGAACTGGCCAAGAACAAAAAACTCAACGATCAATATCAACAAAAGATAAAAGAGATCGAGTACAAAAGTGATATACTCGATAAAAAACAAGCGGAGGTCGAAAAGCTCCACAAAAGCCAAGTCCAACAGTTGGAAGTGATTTCCGGGCTGTCCGCAGAGGATGCCAAGGCACAATTGCTGGAATCTTTGAAAGAAACCGCTAAAAGTGACGCAATGGCGTACTTGCAAAATACCTTGGAAGAAGCAAAGCTTACCGCACAGCAGGAGGCCCGAAAAATTGTGGTCAATACCATTCAACGTATCGGTACCGAAGAAGCAGTGGAAAACTGTGTTTCCGTGTTCAACTTGGAGTCCGATGACGTAAAAGGGCGAATCATTGGCCGCGAAGGTCGAAATATTCGAGCCATTGAGGCCGCTACCGGAGTGGAAATCATTGTGGATGACACACCGGAAGCCATTATTCTTTCCTGTTTTGATTCCGTACGAAGAGAGGTGGCCCGTTTATCATTGCACCGATTGGTGACCGATGGACGTATTCACCCTGCCCGTATCGAGGAGGTAGTGAAGAAGACCGAAAAGCAAATCAACGAAGAGATAGCAGAGATAGGAAAACGAACCGTAATCGATTTGGGAATCCATGGATTGCACCCTGAATTGATCAAAGCGGTGGGCCGAATGAAATATCGTTCCTCTTACGGACAAAACCTGTTGCAGCACTCTAGGGAAGTCGCCAAACTATGTGGGGTAATGGCCGCTGAACTGGGGCTTAACCCCAAATTGGCGAAACGGGCCGGATTGCTTCACGATATAGGAAAAGTGCCCATGGCCGAAGTGGAAGTGGAAACCCCGCACGCTATTTTGGGTATGCAGTGGGCGCAAAAATTCGGTGAAAAGGACGAAGTCTGTAATGCGATAGGTGCCCACCACGATGAAATAGAGATGACCACCCTGTTGTCCCCGATTGTTCAGGTGTGTGATGCCATCAGTGGTGCGCGACCCGGAGCCAGAAGACAGGTGTTGGACTCCTACATTCAGCGTTTGAAGGATTTGGAGGATATTGCCTTTGGTTTCAACGGAGTTCAGAAAGCTTATGCCATTCAGGCCGGTAGGGAGCTACGGGTAATCGTGGAAAGCGAAAAAGTAAACGATGACAAGGCTGCCGAACTATCCTTTGAGATTTCTCAAAAAATCCAAACGGACATGACCTACCCGGGACAGGTTAAGGTAACCGTAATCCGAGAAACTAGATCGGTAAACGTAGCAAAGTAG
- a CDS encoding cell division protein ZapA, whose translation MDEKLKIKLSIADRVYPLTIDPKQEEGLRKAAKNIENLAKKFEQNYAVRDKQDVLAMCALQFASKIEQSGIDRSENAEAAMQRLRALDELVHSKLGE comes from the coding sequence ATGGACGAGAAGCTCAAAATAAAGCTTTCCATTGCTGATAGGGTATATCCTTTAACGATTGACCCCAAGCAAGAGGAAGGGTTGCGCAAAGCGGCCAAGAACATAGAAAATCTGGCAAAAAAGTTTGAGCAAAACTATGCCGTTCGGGACAAGCAGGATGTTTTGGCCATGTGTGCCTTGCAATTTGCATCCAAAATTGAGCAAAGCGGAATAGACCGTTCCGAGAATGCAGAGGCAGCCATGCAGCGCCTCAGGGCATTGGACGAACTGGTACATTCCAAATTGGGGGAATAA
- a CDS encoding M23 family metallopeptidase, which yields MRLKFFSILFFIVLHLSAQKEYPQDVFGSPMDIPIVLAGTFGELRSNHFHAGMDIKTQQREGLPVYSIADGTVTRIKVSHWGYGKALYVAHPNGYTSVFAHLKKFGPEIEEYVKKFQYEKQSYEVEMFPDYGELKVSKGSIIAYSGNTGSSGGPHVHFEIRNSVNGKPTNPLLYGYEVRDATDPTLLGLYGYPISDGALINQSAEKIQLNYTRQADGSFLADKVTASGTIGFGVNTFDRLDMAANQNGVYAIKQTVNGRVYSEFDFETFSFAETRYINTLIDYAHYYDHRERIQKCFKEPYNHLSIYKSLYNDGKINIEEGMSYNVELLISDLAGNTTKLIVPVEGKKEVEKITKKDKTTDNYLIADKPNNFDLGAAKVYFPASTFYEDFYINLEKGNDTVTIHDNSVAAHRNFTISFDPSKYPMEDRDQMFIAHLDSRMRPSYSKTYKRDGSFTTRTRTLGTYTLVKDSVAPQISPKNFKEKQWLSNYSYLSLTITDDLSGIDSYSATLNGKWILMEYEPKTNTITYNFDDNIVNETECELMVTVTDNVGNSTTYTSTFFRK from the coding sequence ATGCGCCTCAAATTTTTTTCCATTCTTTTTTTTATCGTCCTGCACTTATCCGCTCAAAAGGAATACCCGCAAGATGTTTTCGGCTCCCCAATGGATATCCCCATCGTTTTGGCAGGAACATTTGGTGAGCTTAGATCAAACCATTTTCATGCGGGAATGGACATCAAGACCCAGCAACGTGAAGGTCTACCGGTATATTCCATAGCCGATGGCACGGTGACAAGGATCAAAGTTTCGCATTGGGGATATGGAAAAGCGCTTTATGTGGCTCACCCAAACGGATATACCTCGGTTTTCGCGCACCTTAAAAAATTTGGGCCGGAAATAGAGGAATACGTAAAAAAGTTCCAATATGAAAAGCAGTCCTATGAGGTGGAAATGTTCCCGGATTATGGCGAGCTCAAGGTTAGCAAAGGAAGTATAATCGCTTACTCTGGCAATACGGGCAGCTCTGGTGGACCCCACGTTCATTTTGAGATACGAAACAGCGTTAACGGAAAACCCACCAATCCGTTGCTCTACGGTTATGAGGTAAGGGATGCAACAGACCCTACTTTGCTGGGGTTGTACGGCTATCCCATTTCCGACGGTGCATTGATCAATCAAAGCGCCGAAAAAATCCAATTGAACTATACTCGACAGGCCGATGGCTCCTTTTTGGCGGACAAGGTGACCGCCAGTGGGACTATTGGTTTTGGGGTAAATACTTTTGACCGCTTGGACATGGCCGCCAACCAAAATGGGGTCTACGCCATAAAACAGACCGTAAACGGCAGAGTTTATTCGGAGTTTGATTTCGAGACCTTCTCTTTTGCGGAAACACGCTACATCAACACCTTGATAGATTACGCCCATTACTATGACCACCGGGAGCGTATACAAAAGTGCTTTAAGGAACCGTACAACCACCTGAGTATTTACAAATCGCTTTACAACGATGGCAAAATCAATATAGAAGAAGGCATGTCCTACAACGTGGAACTGCTGATTTCCGATCTGGCCGGGAACACCACAAAGCTCATTGTACCCGTCGAAGGCAAAAAAGAGGTGGAAAAAATCACAAAAAAGGACAAAACCACCGACAATTATTTGATTGCGGACAAACCGAACAACTTTGATCTGGGTGCCGCCAAAGTCTATTTTCCTGCCAGTACTTTTTATGAAGATTTCTACATCAATTTGGAAAAAGGAAACGATACCGTGACCATACACGACAACAGCGTGGCCGCTCACCGAAACTTCACCATTAGTTTTGACCCCTCAAAATATCCCATGGAAGATAGGGACCAGATGTTCATCGCCCATCTGGATAGCAGAATGAGACCTTCGTATTCCAAGACCTACAAACGTGATGGGTCCTTCACCACCCGCACACGAACTTTGGGCACGTACACACTGGTAAAGGATAGCGTGGCTCCCCAAATAAGTCCCAAAAACTTTAAGGAAAAGCAATGGCTGAGCAATTACAGCTATCTGAGCCTCACCATTACGGACGACCTTAGCGGCATCGATTCCTATTCCGCGACACTCAACGGAAAATGGATTTTGATGGAGTACGAACCCAAAACAAACACGATCACCTATAATTTTGATGACAATATTGTGAACGAAACGGAATGTGAACTTATGGTTACCGTTACGGACAATGTGGGCAATTCAACTACTTATACGAGCACTTTTTTCAGGAAATAG
- a CDS encoding CBS domain-containing protein: MKNSVPVSKIMTKKLVTLTANDDLVTAEQLFKKHHIRHIPVVEGNTIKGMLSYTDLLRISFADAVDEHEEYVDTIVYNMFTIPQVMVSDVVSVTSATSIRDVARFLSKKEFHALPVVDNGELVGIVTTTDLINYLLEYIEG; the protein is encoded by the coding sequence ATGAAAAATAGTGTACCTGTTTCAAAAATAATGACCAAAAAATTGGTGACACTTACCGCCAATGATGATTTGGTGACCGCAGAGCAGCTTTTTAAAAAGCACCACATTCGGCATATCCCCGTTGTCGAGGGCAATACCATCAAAGGAATGTTGAGCTATACCGACTTGCTTCGCATTAGTTTTGCCGATGCGGTCGATGAACATGAGGAATATGTGGATACCATTGTGTACAACATGTTCACTATTCCCCAAGTAATGGTAAGTGATGTGGTTAGCGTTACATCTGCAACCTCCATACGCGATGTGGCACGTTTTCTTTCCAAAAAGGAATTTCATGCGCTGCCCGTTGTGGACAATGGTGAACTTGTGGGCATTGTGACCACCACGGATTTGATTAACTATCTGTTGGAGTATATTGAAGGGTAA
- a CDS encoding DUF368 domain-containing protein has product MQARRILDYVFITLKGMAMGAADVVPGVSGGTIAFISGIYEELITSINNINLSLIATFKKDGIKAVWNKVNGNFLVALFLGIFISVLSLAKFLSWLLENEPILLWSFFFGLVVASIFLVGKEITKWNIGSIVILIIGAALAFFITELPASDNTDNLPYLFLSGALAICAMILPGISGAFILVLLGSYKTILDAVHERDIKIILTVGLGAIFGLLSFARLLKWMFNHYKNITLALLTGFILGSLNKIWPWKKVLETKTFGEKIIVVDDMNVLPGAFEGDSKLMLAIVLAILGFSLIFILERLASKK; this is encoded by the coding sequence ATGCAAGCACGCCGTATACTGGACTACGTTTTTATTACCCTTAAAGGAATGGCCATGGGCGCTGCCGATGTGGTGCCAGGGGTCTCTGGAGGAACCATAGCCTTTATATCGGGTATTTATGAGGAGCTCATCACTTCCATCAACAATATCAACCTCTCTTTGATCGCCACCTTTAAAAAAGATGGTATAAAAGCTGTTTGGAACAAGGTGAACGGCAATTTTTTGGTGGCGCTGTTTCTTGGCATTTTCATCAGCGTGCTCTCCTTGGCAAAGTTCCTGAGCTGGCTTTTGGAAAATGAACCTATTTTGCTCTGGTCCTTTTTCTTTGGATTGGTCGTCGCTTCCATATTTTTGGTGGGCAAGGAAATTACCAAGTGGAACATCGGTTCCATTGTTATTTTGATTATCGGCGCTGCCCTTGCATTCTTCATTACGGAATTGCCCGCAAGCGATAACACCGACAACCTACCCTATCTGTTCCTCTCTGGTGCCTTGGCCATTTGCGCCATGATCCTTCCCGGTATTTCGGGAGCCTTTATCTTGGTGCTCTTGGGTTCCTACAAAACCATTTTGGACGCCGTACACGAAAGGGACATCAAAATTATCTTGACTGTGGGCCTTGGCGCCATTTTTGGCCTGCTGAGCTTTGCCCGACTCCTTAAATGGATGTTCAACCACTATAAAAACATAACGTTGGCACTTTTAACCGGTTTTATTCTGGGTTCGTTGAATAAAATTTGGCCTTGGAAAAAAGTTCTGGAGACCAAGACCTTTGGTGAAAAGATTATTGTTGTGGACGATATGAACGTACTCCCCGGTGCTTTTGAGGGAGATAGTAAATTAATGCTGGCCATTGTATTAGCCATCCTAGGTTTTTCACTTATTTTTATCCTGGAAAGATTAGCTTCCAAAAAATAA